A genomic region of Papaver somniferum cultivar HN1 chromosome 7, ASM357369v1, whole genome shotgun sequence contains the following coding sequences:
- the LOC113298351 gene encoding transmembrane 9 superfamily member 3 encodes MKKTMGFFTVTTVLIIISTLAVQVRSDGSDHRYKARDPVPLYANKVGPFHNPSETYRFFDLPFCSPSHVTEKKEALGEVLNGDRLVSAPYKLDFLVEKESEVVCKKKLTKEEVIQFRNAVTKDYYFQMYYDDLPIWGFIGKVEKDSKSDPSEFKYYLYKHINFEILYNKDRVIEINVRTDPNALVDLTEDKPVDAEFMYTVKWKETATPFDKRMDKYSQSSSLPHHLEIHWFSIINSCVTVLLLTGFLATILMRVLKNDFVKYAHDEEAADDQEETGWKYIHGDVFRYPKGKSLFAAALGSGTQLFALTIFIFILALVGVFYPYNRGALFTALVVIYALTSGIAGYTATSFYCQLEGTNWVRNLLLTGCLFCGPLFLTFCFLNTVAIAYSATAALPFGTIVVIVLIWTLVTSPLLVLGGIAGKNSKSEFQAPVRTTKYPREIPPLPWYRSTIPQMAMAGFLPFSAIYIELYYIFASVWGHRIYTIYSILFIVFIILLIVTAFITVALTYFQLAAEDHEWWWRSFLCGGSTGLFVYGYCLYYYYARSDMSGFMQTSFFFGYMACICYGFFLMLGTIGFRASLLFVRHIYRSIKCE; translated from the exons atgaagaagactaTGGGTTTCTTCACCGTTACTACTGTTCTGATAATAATTTCAACTTTAGCTGTTCAAGTTAGATCTGATGGTTCTGACCACCGTTACAAAGCTAGAGATCCAGTTCCTCTCTATGCTAACAAGGTCGGCCCATTCCATAATCCCAG tgaAACGTATCGGTTTTTTGATCTACCATTTTGTTCACCATCTCATGTAACTGAGAAGAAAGAAGCTTTAGGTGAAGTGTTGAATGGGGATCGTTTAGTTAGTGCACCTTATAAACTTGATTTCTTAGTTGAGAAGGAATCTGAAGTTGTATGTAAGAAGAAATTAACAAAAGAAGAAGTAATACAGTTTAGAAATGCAGTTACAAAAGATTATTACTTTCAGATGTATTATGATGATCTACCGATCTGGGGTTTTATTGGGAAAGTTGAAAAGGATAGTAAATCTGATCCTAGTGAGTTCAAATATTATCTCTATAAACATATTAATTTTGAAATCCTATACAATAAAGACAGGGTTATTGAAATTAATGTTAGAACGGATCCAAATGCTTTGGTTGATCTCACTGAGGATAAACCTGTTGATGCTGAATTCATGTATACCGTGAAGTGGAAAGAAACCGCTACTCCTTTTGACAAGAGAATGGATAAATATtcacaatcttcttctttacCTCATCATTTGGAGATCCATTGGTTCTCAATTATAAACTCCTGCGTAACTGTTCTTCTTCTTACTGGGTTTCTTGCCACTATTCTTATGCGGGTTCTTAAGAATGATTTTGTCAA ATATGCACATGATGAGGAAGCAGCAGATGACCAAGAAGAGACTGGATGGAAATACATTCACGGTGACGTATTTAGATACCCTAAGGGGAAGTCTTTGTTTGCTGCAGCTCTTGGTTCGGGCACCCAGCTGTTTGCTCT TACCATCTTCATTTTCATACTTGCTCTTGTTGGAGTATTTTACCCATACAACCGAGGTGCCCTCTTCACTGCTCTTGTCGTGATATATGCACTTACATCTGGGATTGCTGGTTACACCGCCACCTCTTTCTATTGTCAGCTGGAAGGAACAAACTGG GTGAGGAATCTGTTATTGACAGGGTGTCTCTTTTGCGGTCCTTTGTTCCTGACCTTCTGCTTCCTCAACACAGTTGCTATTGCCTATAGTGCCACTGCTGCACTTCCATTTGGAACGATTGTGGTTATAGTTCTCATCTGGACTCTAGTAACTTCACCTTTGCTGGTATTGGGTGGAATTGCAGGAAAGAACAGCAAGTCTGAGTTTCAAGCGCCTGTTCGCACCACAAAGTATCCCAGAGAAATTCCACCATTGCCTTGGTATCGCAGTACTATTCCGCAGATGGCAATGGCAGGGTTTTTGCCATTCAGTGCTATTTACATTGAGCTATACTACATATTTGCCAGTGTTTGGGGTCACAGAATTTACACTATTTACAGCATCCTCTTCATTGTCTTTATCATCCTCTTAATTGTCACCGCTTTCATTACTGTGGCATTGACATACTTCCAACTAGCTGCTGAAGACCATGAATGGTGGTGGAG GTCTTTCTTGTGTGGAGGATCAACTGGCTTATTTGTTTATGGTTACTGCTTGTACTACTACTACGCACGATCAGATATGTCAGGTTTCATGCAAACTTCATTCTTCTTTGGTTACATGGCTTGCATCTGTTACGGTTTCTTTCTCATGCTCGGCACCATCGGTTTCCGTGCATCTTTACTGTTTGTCCGCCACATATACCGATCTATCAAGTGCGAGTAG